Proteins from one Cyclopterus lumpus isolate fCycLum1 chromosome 11, fCycLum1.pri, whole genome shotgun sequence genomic window:
- the LOC117738950 gene encoding CMP-N-acetylneuraminate-beta-galactosamide-alpha-2,3-sialyltransferase 1-like isoform X2, producing MDDTYTFRDPSLYFFKYAFRLSDNLFSKGPCACRRCVAEAEDDPWFAERFNQSVHPLMTRENSVLSDETFKWWQWLQSERQPANFTEVVEELFRVIPDEVLYMDAGPKRCRTCAVVGNSGNLKGARYGGLIDSCDVIIRMNQAPTTGFEEDVGARTTHHVMYPESAMDLDNTTSLVLIPFKTLDLQWIISALTTGTIKHTYTPVMSRIKANKDKVLIYNPTFFKYTYESWLEGHGRYPSTGFLSLMLAVHICDEVTVFGFGADQNGNWHHYWEDNSLAGAFRHTGVHDGDREYNVTLQLADKHKIQMFRGR from the exons ATGGATGACAC TTACACTTTCAGGGACCCGTCGCTCTACTTCTTCAAGTACGCTTTCCGCCTGTCGGATAACTTGTTCTCCAAAGGGCCGTGCGCCTGCCGGCGGTGCGTGGCGGAGGCGGAGGACGACCCCTGGTTCGCCGAGCGCTTCAACCAGTCCGTCCACCCTCTGATGACCAGGGAGAACAGCGTCCTCTCGGATGAAACCTTTAAATGGTGGCAG TGGCTGCAGTCGGAGAGGCAGCCGGCCAACTTCACCGAAGTTGTGGAGGAGCTGTTCCGAGTCATCCCCGACGAGGTGCTGTACATGGACGCCGGCCCCAAGCGCTGCAGGACCTGCGCCGTGGTGGGGAACTCCGGGAACCTGAAGGGGGCTCGGTACGGCGGCCTCATCGACTCGTGTGATGTCATCATCAG AATGAACCAGGCGCCCACCACTGGTTTTGAAGAGGACGTGGGCGCCCGGACAACGCATCACGTCATGTATCCAGAGAGTGCCATGGACCTGGACAACACCACCAGTCTGGTGCTGATCCCCTTCAAGACTCTGGACCTGCAGTGGATCATCAGTGCCCTGACGACGGGCACCATTAAACA CACATACACACCTGTTATGTCCAGGATCAAGGCGAACAAAGACAAG gtgcTGATTTACAATCCAACGTTTTTCAAATACACCTACGAGTCGTGGCTCGAAGGTCACGGACGATATCCTTCCACCGGCTTCCTCAGCCTAATGCTGGCCGTCCACATATGTGATGAA GTCACCGTGTTCGGATTCGGGGCGGACCAGAACGGCAACTGGCACCACTACTGGGAGGACAACAGTTTGGCCGGAGCTTTCCGACACACGGGAGTCCACGATGGAGATCGCGAATATAATGTCACTTTGCAGCTGGCGGACAAGCACAAAATTCAAATGTTTCGAGGCAGATGA
- the LOC117738950 gene encoding CMP-N-acetylneuraminate-beta-galactosamide-alpha-2,3-sialyltransferase 1-like isoform X1 — protein sequence MNRICCDTFFVDFRLRRPWSFPKRRKIRTLALLFCVVTFTTFLFSYTFRDPSLYFFKYAFRLSDNLFSKGPCACRRCVAEAEDDPWFAERFNQSVHPLMTRENSVLSDETFKWWQWLQSERQPANFTEVVEELFRVIPDEVLYMDAGPKRCRTCAVVGNSGNLKGARYGGLIDSCDVIIRMNQAPTTGFEEDVGARTTHHVMYPESAMDLDNTTSLVLIPFKTLDLQWIISALTTGTIKHTYTPVMSRIKANKDKVLIYNPTFFKYTYESWLEGHGRYPSTGFLSLMLAVHICDEVTVFGFGADQNGNWHHYWEDNSLAGAFRHTGVHDGDREYNVTLQLADKHKIQMFRGR from the exons ATGAACAGGATATGCtgtgatactttttttgttgatttccGACTGCGACGGCCATGGTCTTTCCCCAAGCGGAGGAAAATCAGGACTTTGGCTCTGCTGTTTTGCGTCGTCACATTTACAACGTTCCTGTTCAGTTACACTTTCAGGGACCCGTCGCTCTACTTCTTCAAGTACGCTTTCCGCCTGTCGGATAACTTGTTCTCCAAAGGGCCGTGCGCCTGCCGGCGGTGCGTGGCGGAGGCGGAGGACGACCCCTGGTTCGCCGAGCGCTTCAACCAGTCCGTCCACCCTCTGATGACCAGGGAGAACAGCGTCCTCTCGGATGAAACCTTTAAATGGTGGCAG TGGCTGCAGTCGGAGAGGCAGCCGGCCAACTTCACCGAAGTTGTGGAGGAGCTGTTCCGAGTCATCCCCGACGAGGTGCTGTACATGGACGCCGGCCCCAAGCGCTGCAGGACCTGCGCCGTGGTGGGGAACTCCGGGAACCTGAAGGGGGCTCGGTACGGCGGCCTCATCGACTCGTGTGATGTCATCATCAG AATGAACCAGGCGCCCACCACTGGTTTTGAAGAGGACGTGGGCGCCCGGACAACGCATCACGTCATGTATCCAGAGAGTGCCATGGACCTGGACAACACCACCAGTCTGGTGCTGATCCCCTTCAAGACTCTGGACCTGCAGTGGATCATCAGTGCCCTGACGACGGGCACCATTAAACA CACATACACACCTGTTATGTCCAGGATCAAGGCGAACAAAGACAAG gtgcTGATTTACAATCCAACGTTTTTCAAATACACCTACGAGTCGTGGCTCGAAGGTCACGGACGATATCCTTCCACCGGCTTCCTCAGCCTAATGCTGGCCGTCCACATATGTGATGAA GTCACCGTGTTCGGATTCGGGGCGGACCAGAACGGCAACTGGCACCACTACTGGGAGGACAACAGTTTGGCCGGAGCTTTCCGACACACGGGAGTCCACGATGGAGATCGCGAATATAATGTCACTTTGCAGCTGGCGGACAAGCACAAAATTCAAATGTTTCGAGGCAGATGA
- the parp10 gene encoding protein mono-ADP-ribosyltransferase PARP10, whose protein sequence is MTSAPTSSTTRKSSGLWFNLFARNDFTSKCFRMPVESPESRTVEVLALPAAVDEELLFLYFENKRRSGGGPLVSVEKNGDRAVLVFEEAEAAAKVLSKGHHVLHNVELSVRRPASKDQCTLLLRGINPNTSTEMIELYVENLMGLNMPDYTLYPSPGRDFILVTLSQPLSKDFQNLSAKISKRKLDGAEISLERAEPTDSVLVENLHPGTTPDLLTLYFESKRGGNQKVKVVTMLSDRTAKVSFVNYESVGPILGHPHKLDGADLVVRPHFDSLLPTERLMSQDSGIGSRNMTERNSEDIQMQTSPPMAVLADSQSSSQTASKPLAVHEAAVEEEEEAAEEEVMEEQTEQESTISSQIPVADPVKLALFQLGTFRQDTENAHPNLTIQIKDNEVHIAGTDGQQVEQIKHAIADFFGKMAEARFTLESEKAQLLARKDVKDRLLQTVTQTGSPAMYTVSDCNVAVTSLSQDSANQACSFLKSQLCHLSIAVDSKNECMLYCREWSEFLQALGFTTVKVSEQGWNIDVFTLKGMEGEKQAAIVQFLTTPIERETVISMQPGILKYIQIHCHQLLADMDQVSIFPLEAEGACGLKIHGPATACQMAEEVLQGVVSSICTRTITVNAPGVTRFLNETECVKIMKEMETKFTVFIGRKYVPWEYLPHQDFFVAAWDLMSHKNFQKVSSEGSPQELKSDSMQTDSDQPDDMDDLDLYSAEEPTIVDQDSSVMVVDDSTMVQTTSGLLRLTDGMLCLPPILEKDPQLEEDAQLSLAIQNSMESSFWSLEDEEQQLQDALALSKKMSQHEASSSSDESPRVVKGNDVCLEDAIKAANTLKLFVFAGYNCDLIRVDIAFGKKVSQRQVEEKLEHRTVKNMSEYHRACLQMIKRKHGVEIQIKGTIITVSGFKDYVTGGLCDVKLLLERISSSVSDREILRTVQWMFHDPDSSDATLYSPDATVFIENALRMRLEKVDILLDNQPHIINFEKMQEYNIASGKSVKVSRKLPELGDLDADVPEEEYSLLSHMPEATKVDEESDEFQKVVKNFYESIQHFHSKIRIIQVEKLMNRLLFNQYKLKKASVLQRATYPEVERTLYHGTSETCVKEICVHGFNRSFSGKNATVYGQGVYFAVNSALSVQEQYSPPNADGYKYIFVSKVLTGDYTKGCHSMKTAPLRETDGIPLRYDSVTDDITKPTMFVIFNDTQAFPEYLITCQKIHR, encoded by the exons ATGACGTCAGCCCCGACGAGCAGCACAACACGGAAGTCCTCGGGTCTCTGGTTCAACCTGTTTGCGCGAAACGACTTTACGAGCAAATGTTTTAG AATGCCTGTTGAAAGCCCGGAGAGCAGGACGGTGGAGGTGCTGGCTCTGCCTGCAGCCGTGGACGAGGAGCTGCTCTTCCTGTACTTTGAGAATAAGCGGCGCTCTGGGGGGGGTCCACTCGTCTCCGTGGAGAAGAACGGTGACCGCGCCGTACTGGTGTTTGAGGAGGCAGAAG CTGCAGCCAAAGTGCTGTCGAAAGGGCACCACGTTCTGCATAATGTCGAGCTGAGTGTGAGAAGGCCAGCCTCAAAGGACCAGTGTACACTGCTGCTGCGGGGGATCAACCCCAACACCAGCACCGAGATGATAGAGCTCTATGTGGAGAACTTGATGGGCTTGAACATGCCCGACTACACTCTGTATCCCTCACCGGGGAGAGATTTCATCCTCGTTACCCTCAGCCAACCCCTCTCGAAAG attTCCAAAACCTTAGTGCTAAAATCTCCAAGAGGAAACTTGATGGCGCCGAGATAAGTCTCGAACGGGCCGAGCCGACGGACTCCGTCTTGGTGGAGAACCTGCACCCCGGCACCACTCCAGACCTGCTCACTTTGTACTTTGAGAGCAAGCGAGGTGGGAATCAAAAGGTGAAGGTGGTCACGATGCTTTCGGATCGTACAGCCAAGGTGTCCTTTGTCAATTATGAAT CTGTGGGCCCGATTCTCGGCCACCCACACAAACTGGACGGTGCTGATCTCGTCGTGCGGCCGCACTTTGACTCCCTCTTACCCACAGAAAGATTAATGTCACAGGACTCTGGAATTGGAAGCCGAAATATGACTGAGAGAAACTCGGAGGATATTCAGATGCAGACTAGTCCTCCCATGGCGGTCCTTGCAGACAGCCAGTCCTCCTCTCAAACGGCCTCAAAGCCTCTGGCGGTCCATGAAGCCgcagtagaggaggaggaggaggcggcggaggaggaagtCATGGAGGAGCAAACGGAGCAGGAATCGACAATATCAAGTCAGATTCCTGTCGCTGACCCAGTGAAACTTGCTTTGTTTCAACTCGGCACCTTTCGACAGGACACTGAAAACGCTCACCCAAATCTCACCATCCAAATCAAAGACAACGAGGTGCACATTGCAGGCACCGACGGACAACAGGTTGAGCAGATAAAACACGCCATCGCTGACTTTTTTGGCAAAATGGCCGAGGCTCGTTTCACCCTCGAGTCGGAAAAGGCTCAGCTCCTCGCGAGAAAAGACGTAAAAGACCGCCTACTGcaaactgtgactcaaactggGTCACCTGCCATGTACACCGTGTCGGACTGCAATGTCGCGGTCACCTCCCTCTCCCAGGACTCTGCCAACCAGGCGTGTAGCTTTTTAAAATCCCAGCTGTGTCACCTCAGCATAGCGGTGGACTCGAAAAACGAGTGCATGTTGTATTGCAGAGAGTGGTCCGAGTTCCTGCAGGCCCTGGGTTTCACCACCGTGAAGGTGTCGGAACAAGGCTGGAATATCGACGTGTTCACTCTGAAAGGGATGGAGGGCGAGAAGCAGGCGGCGATCGTGCAGTTTCTCACAACGCCCATTGAAAGGGAGACGGTCATCTCTATGCAGCCGGGCATTCTGAAATACATCCAGATCCATTGTCATCAGCTGTTGGCTGACATGGACCAGGTGTCTATTTTCCCTCTAGAAGCTGAGGGCGCTTGTGGGTTAAAG ATCCATGGCCCCGCGACTGCTTGTCAAATGGCCGAGGAGGTGTTGCAAGGTGtcgtgtcctccatctgcaccagaaccatcacggTGAACGCTCCGGGGGTGACCAGGTTTTTAAACGAGACGGAGTGCGTGAAAATCATGAAGGAGATGGAGACAAAGTTTACGGTCTTCATCGGCCGAAAGTACGTGCCTTGGGAATACCTGCCCCACCAG gacttTTTTGTCGCTGCATGGGACTTGATGTCCCACAAAAACTTCCAGAAGGTGTCTTCGGAAGGTTCTCCACAGGAGTTAAAGTCGGATTCAATGCAGACTGATTCAGACCAACCCGACGACATGGATGACCTGGACCTGTACTCGGCAGAGGAACCGACCATTGTAGACCAGGACTCCTCTGTGATGGTTGTGGATGATTCGACTATGGTGCAAACGACAAGCGGGTTACTCCGGCTGACTGATGGAATGCTCTGCCTTCCCCCCATTCTTGAAAAAGACCCCCAACTTGAAGAAGACGCCCAACTGTCTCTAGCCATCCAGAACTCTATGGAGTCGAGTTTTTGGTccctggaggacgaggagcagcagctgcaagACGCCTTGGCGCTGTCCAAGAAAATGAGCCAACATGAGGCCTCTTCTAGTAGTGACGAGAGCCCCCGTGTGGTGAAGGGCAATGACGTTTGCTTAGAGGACGCCATCAAGGCCGCCAACACCCTCAAGCTATTTGTGTTTGCAGGTTACAACTGCGACCTGATTCGCGTGGACATAGCCTTCGGGAAGAAGGTCAGCCAGAGGCAGGTcgaggagaagctggagcacAGGACCGTGAAGAACATGTCCGAGTACCACAGGGCGTGTCTGCAGATGATCAAGAGGAAGCACGGGGTCGAGATCCAAATTAAGGGCACCATCATCACCGTTTCCGGCTTCAAGGACTACGTGACCGGAGGGCTGTGTGacgtgaagctgctgctggagagaaTCTCCTCTTCTGTGTCCGACCGGGAAATCCTGAGGACCGTCCAGTGGATGTTTCACGACCCGGACTCTTCAGACGCGACCCTTTATTCGCCCGACGCCACCGTGTTCATCGAGAATGCTTTGAGGATGAGGCTGGAAAAGGTGGACATCTTGTTGGACAATCAGCCCCACATCATCAACTTTGAGAAGATGCAGGAATACAACATAGCTTCTGGGAAATCTGTGAAAGTCTCCAGGAAGCTGCCCGAATTAGGGGATTTGGATGCCGACGTACCAG AAGAGGAATACTCTCTGCTGTCACATATGCCCGAGGCCACCAAAGTCGACGAGGAGTCCGATGAATTTCAGAAAGTGGTGAAGAATTTCTACGAGAGCATTCAGCATTTCCACAGCAAAATCAGAATCATACAG gtGGAGAAGCTCATGAACCGGCTGCTCTTCAATCAGTACAAGTTGAAGAAGGCGAGCGTGCTGCAGCGCGCCACGTATCCGGAGGTCGAACGCACTCTCTATCACGGCACGAGTGAGACGTGCGTGAAAGAGATCTGCGTTCACGGGTTCAACAGGAGCTTCTCTGGAAAGAACg CCACCGTCTACGGTCAGGGCGTGTACTTCGCGGTCAACTCGGCGCTGTCCGTCCAGGAACAGTACTCGCCCCCGAATGCGGACGGATACAAGTACATCTTTGTGTCGAAGGTTCTCACGGGGGACTACACGAAGGGCTGCCATTCGATGAAGACGGCGCCGCTGAGGGAGACGGACGGCATCCCCCTCCGATACGACAGCGTGACCGACGACATCACCAAGCCGACGATGTTCGTCATCTTCAACGACACGCAGGCCTTTCCTGAATATCTCATCACGTGCCAGAAAATCCACCGCTGA